From one Gimesia sp. genomic stretch:
- a CDS encoding PhoPQ-activated protein PqaA family protein: MLYRTCILLLILSFNLVLPAAENVNLRTRPVEAKEVPEAFFNYIQKEEPEYKWEIHDSLSHDGVTAYPVELTSQTWQGHTWKHWLYIFEPDQVRINNKVLLFVTGGSNGSRPNEKRLKPAFLLAKTTGARIALLTQVPNQPLFDGKKEDDLITETWLQYLKTGDENWPLLFPMAKSAVKAMDAIQEIAREHRNIEIDGFVITGASKRGWTSWLTPVVDKRIIATAPIVIDTLNFRKQMKHQIATWGKYSVQIIDYTSKGLIVEGVESPREKHLRLMMDPYTYRHQLTLPKLLVNGTNDPYWVVDAMKFYWSDLVGPKYILQVPNAGHDLGNGVEYALQTIAAFFIHAATGQELPNISWDNSNDYELTLTCDSKPTRVRIWSAYSDDKDFRDAQWSSQDVAPEDNGYLAEINKPDKGHVAYYMEAIYHINNIPYSLCTITTAK; this comes from the coding sequence ATGTTGTATAGAACCTGCATTCTCCTGTTAATTCTCAGCTTCAATTTGGTACTCCCTGCAGCGGAAAATGTAAACCTCCGCACCAGACCGGTAGAAGCGAAAGAGGTTCCCGAGGCTTTCTTTAACTATATCCAGAAAGAAGAGCCAGAATACAAATGGGAAATCCATGACTCACTGTCCCACGACGGCGTGACAGCCTACCCTGTAGAGCTGACTTCACAAACCTGGCAGGGACACACCTGGAAGCACTGGCTTTACATCTTTGAGCCCGATCAGGTTCGGATTAACAACAAGGTTCTGCTGTTCGTCACAGGGGGCAGCAATGGCTCGCGCCCCAACGAAAAACGACTCAAACCCGCCTTCCTGCTTGCCAAAACTACCGGAGCCCGCATCGCCTTACTGACACAGGTCCCCAACCAGCCCTTGTTTGATGGCAAAAAAGAGGATGACCTGATCACCGAAACCTGGCTGCAATACCTGAAAACGGGAGACGAAAACTGGCCGCTGCTGTTTCCCATGGCCAAAAGTGCCGTCAAGGCTATGGACGCCATTCAGGAAATTGCGCGCGAGCATCGAAATATTGAGATCGACGGCTTCGTCATTACCGGGGCATCCAAGCGCGGCTGGACCAGTTGGCTCACCCCCGTTGTAGACAAACGGATCATCGCCACAGCACCAATCGTGATCGATACCCTGAATTTCCGCAAACAGATGAAACATCAGATTGCCACCTGGGGAAAATACAGCGTTCAGATTATTGACTACACCAGCAAAGGCCTGATCGTTGAAGGGGTCGAATCCCCTCGGGAAAAACACCTGCGACTCATGATGGACCCTTATACCTACCGCCATCAGCTCACACTTCCCAAACTCCTCGTTAATGGCACCAATGACCCTTACTGGGTCGTCGACGCCATGAAGTTTTACTGGTCGGATCTGGTCGGTCCCAAGTACATTCTACAGGTCCCCAACGCAGGACATGACCTGGGGAATGGGGTCGAATACGCCCTGCAAACCATTGCAGCATTCTTCATCCATGCAGCAACGGGTCAGGAACTGCCGAACATAAGCTGGGACAACAGCAATGATTACGAACTAACGCTGACTTGTGACAGCAAACCGACTCGGGTCCGCATCTGGAGCGCTTACTCTGACGATAAGGATTTCCGTGACGCCCAATGGTCATCACAAGACGTTGCCCCGGAAGACAATGGCTATCTGGCTGAAATAAACAAACCAGATAAGGGGCATGTTGCCTACTACATGGAAGCCATCTACCACATCAATAATATCCCTTATTCACTCTGTACTATCACTACCGCGAAGTAA
- the rimI gene encoding ribosomal protein S18-alanine N-acetyltransferase — translation MSLNQPPNQDLMVQIRWLIRRDMPEVLRIEEESFEYTWSEEYFLSCLRQRNCIGMVAEHNHQIVGFMIYELHKSMIQVLNFAVAPEFRQQGIGRQMVQRVIDKLSQQRRREIVLEVRETNLSAQLFFRKMDFRAVSVLRNYFEDAGEDAYVLQYRLQRTEQEFAPGLSPKNRITNYLDASDAA, via the coding sequence ATGAGTCTCAATCAACCCCCCAATCAGGACTTAATGGTTCAAATTCGCTGGCTTATCCGCAGAGATATGCCAGAGGTTCTCCGTATCGAAGAAGAAAGCTTTGAGTACACCTGGTCTGAAGAGTACTTTCTCAGCTGCCTCCGCCAGCGGAACTGCATCGGAATGGTAGCCGAACACAACCATCAGATCGTTGGATTCATGATTTACGAACTGCATAAATCTATGATCCAGGTACTGAATTTCGCTGTTGCCCCGGAATTTCGGCAGCAGGGAATCGGTCGCCAGATGGTACAACGGGTGATCGACAAGCTCTCGCAGCAACGACGCCGGGAAATTGTTCTGGAAGTCCGTGAAACCAATCTTTCGGCCCAGCTGTTCTTCCGAAAAATGGATTTCCGCGCCGTTTCAGTGCTGCGGAATTATTTCGAAGACGCCGGGGAGGATGCTTATGTCCTCCAGTATCGCCTGCAGCGGACCGAACAGGAGTTTGCTCCTGGCCTATCTCCCAAGAACCGGATCACGAACTACCTGGACGCCTCCGACGCTGCCTGA
- a CDS encoding excinuclease ABC subunit UvrA, protein MIELSHGEATQSPETPAIQLRGVRVHNLKNIDLDLPLQQLVTVCGVSGSGKTSLAFDTLYAEGQRRYLETLSPAARQFIHQLPKPDADRITRIPPTVALKQNAGRRAATGKTLEPNVGIESGIQNYFRLLFSTLGEVICSNCQIPVKPQSPESVLAFIYSLPEQTRFQICFPLGSISDRPTDKLLAELIQQGLTRAIINHQSCKLDAMGNNSSITNDCLIVLDRLSTRKADDQRILESLELAFAESAGTATLLAEQLPASQPKDTPFIVDEQEWYRCDFFSSLTCTRCQETYLKPEPQLFNFFSQMGACPVCRGTGTDPQSGELSCGSCQGSRLNSAARAVRIADLNIDELGAQTIPQINSWLSHLDSSSTATSLVREITNRLQTLEDLGIGYLSLNRRRSTLSSGEQQRIALTAVLSSNLVNTLYILDEPSSGLHPADSQRVISILQQLRDLNNSLVIVEHDPEFIRASDHIVELGPGAGRAGGELVFQGSIAEMQHATDSPTSRFLNSTHSNDFGSQPGKQPSGSITIMGCTRNNLQKISVTFPLGQLCIVTGISGSGKSSLVEQTLFPSLTSALTEEPLSAPEAGYESTSGTDQIDEVILLDQSLIGQTPRSIPATYLNLFDEIRSIFAQTADARLRNLTAKDFSFNSKSGGRCPECKGTGFIEIDLQFLADLTMECQSCHGQRYQRELLEIKYRKLSIADVLKMTVDEAFPFFRGQASLQKKLKQLKDVGLGYIPLGQPLPSLSGGECQRLKLAAYLTTSSRKRTLFLMNEPSRGLHPLDIQYLLNCFEYLLTAGHSLILIEHNLQLIRVADHIIDLGPAAGEQGGQIVVTGTPAEVAQHPDSLTGAALQKLNSGF, encoded by the coding sequence ATGATTGAACTCTCGCACGGCGAAGCAACACAGAGTCCTGAGACGCCTGCGATTCAGCTGCGCGGAGTTCGTGTTCATAATCTGAAAAACATCGACCTGGACCTGCCTCTGCAGCAACTGGTGACAGTTTGTGGCGTCAGTGGTTCAGGCAAAACCAGCCTCGCCTTTGACACCCTCTATGCGGAAGGGCAAAGACGCTACCTCGAAACCCTCTCCCCAGCAGCACGTCAGTTCATTCACCAGTTGCCCAAGCCGGACGCAGACCGGATTACCCGAATCCCACCCACGGTCGCTCTCAAACAGAATGCCGGACGACGCGCTGCTACAGGTAAAACACTGGAACCGAACGTCGGCATTGAATCCGGTATTCAGAATTACTTCCGCCTGCTGTTCAGCACCCTGGGAGAGGTCATCTGCTCAAACTGCCAGATCCCCGTCAAACCACAATCCCCGGAATCGGTCCTCGCTTTCATTTACAGCCTGCCTGAACAGACACGATTCCAGATCTGCTTTCCTTTGGGATCCATTTCTGATCGACCGACCGACAAACTGCTGGCCGAACTGATTCAGCAGGGCCTGACGCGCGCGATCATTAATCACCAGTCCTGTAAGCTCGACGCAATGGGAAACAACAGCTCGATCACGAATGACTGCCTGATCGTACTCGATCGCCTCAGCACACGTAAAGCAGATGATCAGCGTATCCTGGAAAGCCTGGAGCTGGCATTTGCCGAATCTGCAGGTACAGCAACATTACTGGCAGAGCAGCTACCAGCAAGCCAACCGAAGGACACACCATTCATTGTTGATGAGCAGGAATGGTACCGTTGTGATTTCTTCTCCAGCCTCACCTGCACGCGATGCCAGGAGACTTACCTGAAGCCTGAGCCACAGCTCTTTAATTTCTTCAGCCAGATGGGTGCCTGCCCAGTCTGCCGGGGTACAGGCACAGATCCTCAGTCAGGCGAACTCTCCTGTGGTTCATGCCAGGGAAGTCGCCTTAACTCCGCGGCCCGTGCCGTCCGGATAGCAGATTTGAACATTGACGAATTGGGGGCACAAACGATACCCCAGATCAATTCCTGGTTGAGTCACCTTGATTCAAGTTCCACGGCAACTTCGCTAGTCAGGGAGATCACAAATCGACTGCAGACACTGGAAGACCTGGGCATCGGCTACCTGTCCCTCAATCGCCGTCGCTCCACGCTTTCCAGCGGAGAGCAGCAACGAATCGCACTCACTGCCGTTCTCAGCTCGAACCTCGTCAACACACTTTATATTCTGGACGAACCCTCTTCGGGCCTGCATCCAGCTGACAGCCAGCGCGTGATTTCGATACTGCAGCAATTACGAGACCTCAACAACAGCCTGGTCATCGTAGAGCATGATCCGGAATTCATTCGTGCCTCAGACCACATCGTCGAACTCGGCCCCGGAGCCGGCAGAGCAGGGGGAGAACTCGTTTTCCAGGGTTCAATTGCCGAAATGCAACACGCGACTGACTCGCCGACCAGCCGTTTTCTCAACTCAACTCATTCCAATGACTTTGGATCCCAGCCCGGAAAACAACCGAGCGGATCGATCACCATTATGGGATGCACAAGAAACAATCTCCAGAAAATCTCAGTTACTTTTCCGCTGGGGCAACTCTGCATCGTTACCGGTATCAGCGGAAGCGGCAAAAGCAGTCTGGTCGAGCAGACCCTGTTCCCCAGCCTCACCAGCGCACTAACTGAAGAGCCCCTATCAGCCCCGGAAGCAGGTTATGAATCAACCTCTGGAACAGATCAGATCGACGAGGTTATCCTGCTGGATCAATCTCTGATCGGCCAGACTCCCCGCAGCATCCCCGCGACCTACCTGAATCTGTTTGATGAAATCCGCAGCATCTTTGCCCAGACCGCTGACGCGAGACTGCGAAACCTGACAGCCAAAGACTTCAGCTTCAACAGTAAAAGCGGGGGCCGTTGCCCTGAATGCAAAGGTACCGGCTTCATCGAAATCGACCTGCAGTTCCTGGCAGATCTGACTATGGAGTGCCAGTCCTGCCACGGACAACGCTATCAACGCGAACTTCTGGAGATAAAATATCGCAAACTGAGCATCGCAGATGTTCTGAAAATGACCGTCGATGAGGCATTCCCCTTTTTCCGGGGACAGGCGTCTTTGCAGAAAAAACTAAAGCAACTCAAAGATGTGGGACTGGGTTATATACCCCTGGGTCAGCCACTCCCATCCCTTTCCGGTGGAGAATGTCAGCGACTCAAACTGGCAGCTTACCTCACGACCAGCAGTCGTAAACGCACACTGTTCCTGATGAATGAGCCAAGTCGAGGCCTACATCCCCTTGATATACAATACCTGCTCAATTGCTTTGAATACCTGCTGACAGCGGGACACTCCCTGATTCTGATTGAACACAACCTGCAACTCATTCGAGTTGCCGATCATATCATTGACCTGGGACCAGCCGCCGGAGAGCAGGGGGGCCAGATCGTAGTCACCGGCACACCTGCCGAAGTGGCACAGCACCCCGACTCCCTCACGGGTGCAGCACTCCAGAAGCTGAACTCTGGTTTTTAG